One stretch of Bremerella cremea DNA includes these proteins:
- a CDS encoding DUF58 domain-containing protein, giving the protein MIPREVLQNIRRIQIRTSHLADNMLAGQYHSAFKGRGVEFEEVRPYRIGDDIRTIDWNVTARTGEPFVKLFREERQLTATLLVDLSASQGLGTNWQSKRELVAELGASLAFSAISNNDKIALTLFTDNIEKAIPPRSGSRHVLRVIRELLYCQPMGHGTNISRVLEHLNHTAKRRSIVFLVSDFQDTGYERALKVARRKHDIIPIVVADRREFELPNVGLLDLVDAETGQVVMIDTSNRHQRQLYAEQTKALADQRDQLFKRLRMDPIHVQTGEDFVDPLRKFFHQRECRR; this is encoded by the coding sequence ATGATCCCCCGCGAAGTCTTACAAAACATTCGCCGAATTCAGATTCGCACCTCGCACCTGGCCGACAACATGCTGGCCGGTCAGTACCACTCGGCCTTTAAAGGACGGGGTGTCGAATTCGAAGAAGTTCGGCCATACCGCATCGGCGACGACATCCGCACGATCGACTGGAACGTGACCGCCCGCACCGGCGAACCGTTTGTGAAGTTGTTTCGCGAGGAACGCCAGCTGACCGCCACCTTGCTAGTCGACCTCAGCGCTTCGCAAGGGCTGGGCACAAACTGGCAATCGAAACGAGAGCTAGTTGCCGAACTGGGCGCTTCATTGGCGTTCTCAGCAATCAGCAACAACGACAAGATCGCGTTGACCTTGTTTACCGACAACATCGAGAAAGCGATTCCCCCCCGCAGTGGATCACGTCACGTGTTGCGGGTGATTCGGGAACTGCTGTACTGCCAACCCATGGGGCACGGCACCAATATTTCGCGCGTCCTAGAACACCTCAACCACACGGCCAAACGTCGTTCGATCGTGTTTCTGGTCAGCGATTTCCAAGACACCGGCTACGAACGTGCATTGAAGGTGGCCCGTCGCAAGCACGACATCATCCCGATTGTTGTTGCGGACCGCCGCGAGTTTGAACTACCCAACGTCGGCTTGCTCGACCTGGTCGATGCCGAAACGGGTCAGGTCGTCATGATCGATACGTCCAACCGTCACCAACGTCAGCTTTACGCCGAACAAACCAAAGCCTTGGCTGACCAACGCGACCAACTTTTTAAACGTCTGCGAATGGACCCCATTCACGTACAAACTGGGGAAGATTTCGTCGATCCGCTACGCAAATTTTTTCACCAAAGGGAGTGCCGTCGATGA
- a CDS encoding AAA family ATPase produces MVTNTQQSAHGRINELTEEIKIRSTPFRRLLDEIGRVIVGQRQLIHRMQVGLLTNGHLLIEGVPGLAKTTAVACLAKGISTGFQRIQFTPDLLPADLIGTQIYRPQDQQFAIQKGPIFSNLILADEINRAPAKVQSALLEAMQERQVTIGHTTYKLDDPFLVMATQNPIEQEGTYPLPEAQMDRFMLKVLVGHPTRDEEIQILERMSRTKTSLEVMPTLSPEEIIRARDLVDEIYVDNKVRDYIVDLVMATREPSAYNLPLADLIQYGVSPRATISLSLAAKANAFLSGRGYVVPGDVKEIAPDVLRHRLIVTYEAEAEEKTSDDVVRSILDHVAVP; encoded by the coding sequence GTGGTGACAAATACCCAACAATCGGCTCACGGTCGAATCAACGAACTTACAGAAGAAATCAAGATTCGCAGTACGCCTTTTCGTCGTCTGCTGGATGAAATTGGTCGCGTGATCGTGGGACAACGTCAATTGATCCACCGCATGCAGGTTGGCCTCTTGACCAACGGGCACTTGCTCATCGAAGGGGTACCTGGCCTCGCGAAGACGACTGCGGTGGCTTGCCTGGCCAAGGGCATCAGCACCGGGTTTCAGCGGATCCAGTTCACGCCCGACTTGTTACCGGCGGACTTGATTGGTACCCAGATTTATCGTCCCCAAGACCAGCAGTTTGCGATTCAGAAAGGCCCGATTTTCTCGAACCTGATTTTGGCCGACGAAATCAACCGTGCTCCGGCCAAGGTGCAAAGTGCCTTGCTGGAAGCGATGCAGGAACGTCAAGTCACCATCGGTCACACGACCTACAAGCTCGACGATCCATTCCTGGTCATGGCTACCCAAAACCCGATCGAGCAAGAAGGAACCTACCCGCTTCCCGAAGCTCAAATGGACCGGTTCATGCTTAAGGTTCTCGTCGGCCATCCAACCCGAGACGAAGAAATTCAGATTCTCGAACGGATGTCACGGACCAAGACTTCGCTGGAAGTCATGCCGACCTTGTCGCCGGAAGAAATCATCCGCGCCCGCGACTTGGTGGACGAGATCTACGTCGATAACAAGGTCCGCGATTACATCGTCGACTTGGTCATGGCAACCCGCGAGCCAAGTGCTTACAACCTGCCGCTGGCCGACTTGATTCAGTATGGAGTGTCCCCTCGGGCGACGATCAGCTTAAGCCTGGCAGCCAAGGCCAACGCCTTCCTCAGCGGCCGTGGTTATGTGGTGCCTGGCGACGTGAAAGAAATTGCTCCGGATGTGCTCCGCCATCGTTTGATTGTGACCTACGAGGCCGAAGCGGAAGAAAAGACCTCCGACGACGTGGTCCGCTCGATCCTCGATCACGTTGCCGTACCCTAG